One window from the genome of Paraclostridium sordellii encodes:
- a CDS encoding NAD-dependent protein deacylase: MNSKIEELKELISASNNIVFFGGAGTSTESGIPDFRSSNGLFNEKLNFNFTPEQLVSHTFFVRYPEDFFKFYKDKLIYKNAKPNKAHIALAKLEKCGKLKAIITQNIDGLHQMAGSKNVFELHGSVHRNYCENCRKFYNLDDMLNLDGIVPHCEECGSIVKPDVVLYEEALDDEVVNKAISAISKADLLIIGGTSLVVYPAAGFINYFKGKNIVVINKDNINLNKNNVLEINESIGEVLNKAILDNN, translated from the coding sequence ATGAATAGTAAAATAGAAGAATTAAAAGAGTTAATAAGTGCTAGCAATAATATAGTTTTTTTTGGAGGTGCTGGAACTTCAACAGAATCAGGAATTCCAGACTTTAGGAGTTCGAATGGATTGTTCAATGAAAAGTTAAATTTCAATTTTACACCTGAGCAATTAGTATCTCATACATTTTTTGTTAGATACCCAGAAGATTTTTTCAAATTTTATAAAGATAAATTAATATATAAAAATGCAAAACCAAATAAAGCTCATATAGCTTTGGCCAAACTTGAAAAGTGTGGTAAATTAAAAGCTATAATTACTCAAAATATCGATGGTCTTCATCAAATGGCTGGAAGTAAAAACGTATTTGAGTTACATGGTTCTGTTCATAGAAACTATTGTGAAAATTGTAGAAAGTTTTATAACTTAGATGACATGCTTAATTTAGATGGTATTGTACCTCATTGTGAAGAATGCGGCTCAATCGTAAAACCAGATGTTGTATTATATGAAGAGGCACTAGACGATGAAGTTGTTAATAAAGCTATATCTGCTATAAGTAAGGCCGACTTATTAATAATTGGTGGTACATCTCTTGTGGTTTATCCTGCTGCTGGCTTTATAAATTATTTTAAAGGTAAAAACATTGTTGTTATAAACAAAGATAATATAAATCTTAATAAAAATAATGTCTTAGAAATAAATGAGTCAATTGGGGAAGTACTTAACAAAGCCATATTAGATAATAACTAA
- a CDS encoding dicarboxylate/amino acid:cation symporter, translating into MKKKNIGLIPKLIMAIIIGIVIGTYMPRELVQILVTASSLFSTFLKFVIPFIILGFVTAGIADLSSGAGKLLGATTIISYVSTVIAGLLAFTLIKTLFPFFMDPSLASKIGNPEAGMLPAIFSIPLKPMIDVTAAIVFAFMMGLGISALRKNNKGEVLYKIAFDFQSIIQMVLAKAIIPLLPLYIAGTFANIAFAGQVMNILSVFWKVYIVVMSLHLIYVALQFTVAGMYAKKNPIEMMKNQIPAYLTAVGTQSSAAAIPVNVDCAEKNGISKQIREFVIPLCATIHLSGSIISIVSFSVAVLMMNGMDSGINIVLPYIMMLGIAMVAAPGAPGGAVMSALPFFPMVGIPADGGLASLIIALHITQDSFGTAANISGDNAIAVAVDALNNKWRKKENKRKSEKIA; encoded by the coding sequence ATGAAAAAAAAGAATATTGGATTAATACCTAAATTAATTATGGCAATAATTATAGGAATTGTAATTGGTACTTATATGCCAAGAGAATTAGTACAAATTTTAGTAACTGCAAGTTCTTTATTCTCAACATTTTTAAAATTTGTTATACCATTTATCATTTTAGGGTTTGTTACAGCAGGAATAGCTGATTTAAGTTCAGGGGCAGGTAAGTTATTAGGAGCTACAACTATTATCTCTTATGTATCAACAGTAATAGCAGGATTACTAGCATTTACTCTAATAAAAACCTTATTTCCATTTTTTATGGATCCATCGTTAGCTAGTAAAATAGGAAATCCTGAAGCTGGTATGCTTCCAGCTATATTCTCAATACCTTTAAAACCTATGATAGATGTAACAGCAGCAATAGTATTTGCATTTATGATGGGGCTTGGGATTTCAGCTTTAAGAAAAAATAATAAAGGTGAAGTATTATATAAAATAGCCTTTGATTTTCAAAGCATAATTCAAATGGTACTAGCTAAAGCAATAATACCATTATTACCACTATATATAGCTGGTACATTTGCTAATATAGCTTTTGCAGGTCAAGTAATGAACATATTAAGTGTATTTTGGAAAGTTTATATAGTAGTAATGTCACTTCATTTAATATATGTGGCTCTACAATTTACAGTAGCTGGAATGTATGCAAAGAAAAACCCAATAGAAATGATGAAAAACCAAATACCTGCATATTTAACAGCAGTAGGTACACAGTCATCAGCCGCGGCAATTCCAGTAAATGTTGATTGTGCAGAAAAAAATGGAATAAGTAAGCAAATTAGAGAATTTGTAATACCTCTATGTGCAACAATACACTTATCAGGGAGTATAATATCTATAGTATCATTTTCTGTTGCAGTGTTAATGATGAATGGAATGGATTCTGGTATAAATATAGTATTACCATATATAATGATGCTAGGTATAGCAATGGTTGCAGCACCAGGAGCACCAGGAGGAGCTGTTATGAGTGCATTACCATTTTTCCCAATGGTTGGGATACCGGCAGATGGTGGTTTAGCAAGTTTAATAATAGCTCTACATATTACACAAGATAGTTTTGGGACAGCTGCTAATATATCTGGAGATAATGCTATAGCAGTGGCAGTTGATGCTTTAAATAATAAGTGGAGAAAAAAAGAAAATAAAAGAAAAAGTGAAAAAATTGCATAA